A window of the Parabacteroides merdae ATCC 43184 genome harbors these coding sequences:
- a CDS encoding tetratricopeptide repeat protein, which produces MEFQLDTDNKEFQDALQLITHTRQSVFLTGKAGTGKSTFLKYICAHTKKKYVVLAPTGIAAINAEGVTLHSFFKLPFRPMLPDDPDLSLKNGRIFEFFKYRKEHRKLISEVELIIIDEISMVRADIIDCVDRILRVFSGNMRLPFGGKQLLFVGDVFQLEPVVPADQKEILSLFYASPFFFSARVFKDINLVPIELQKVYRQTDPVFINILDRIRSNIARKQELDTLNARYFPDFIPRNEDMYITLATRRDQVDFINERKLGELPGEEFVSHGKIEGDFPESSLPTQLNLSIKEQAQVIFIDNDYERRWVNGTIGMVSGIDENGNVYVLLEDGREYLVEPTSWRNYKYKYNEKEKKVEEEIVGTFEQLPIRLAWAITVHKSQGLTFSRVVVDLTGGVFAGGQTYVALSRCTSLEGLVLKSRISPHDIFVRKEIVQFSQMFNDRQLIEKSLRESEAELLYARAARCFKSGNVKEMVEAFAAAVSKRNELEKPEVQRLLRMKLQTMNTQRAQIKKLREEIHAQREIQKEYAHEYYLMGNECITKAHDPNAAIRSFDKALKLYPEFVDAWVRKGVTLLDMGDGFQAVTCLNEAVRLNPKSFKARYNRGKSYLQLKYYDEAVSDFMKAVDLKPKHAAAHEYLAEAFLHIGEEELARQHQDIADDLRNGNEN; this is translated from the coding sequence TCTTCTTGACCGGGAAGGCCGGAACGGGTAAATCCACGTTCTTGAAATACATCTGCGCACATACGAAAAAGAAATATGTCGTATTGGCACCGACAGGGATAGCCGCGATTAACGCGGAAGGGGTGACGCTTCATTCTTTTTTTAAATTACCTTTTCGCCCGATGTTGCCCGATGATCCGGATTTGAGTCTGAAGAACGGACGGATCTTCGAGTTTTTCAAATACAGGAAAGAGCATCGGAAGTTGATTTCGGAAGTGGAATTGATCATTATAGACGAGATTTCGATGGTACGGGCAGATATCATCGATTGTGTCGACCGGATCTTGCGTGTCTTTTCCGGTAATATGCGTTTGCCGTTCGGAGGCAAGCAATTGCTGTTTGTCGGCGACGTCTTCCAATTGGAGCCGGTGGTCCCTGCCGACCAGAAAGAAATATTAAGTCTCTTCTATGCCAGTCCGTTTTTCTTTTCGGCCCGTGTCTTCAAAGATATAAATCTGGTCCCGATCGAATTGCAGAAAGTGTACCGGCAGACAGATCCTGTATTTATCAATATTTTGGATCGTATCCGTAGCAATATTGCCCGGAAACAGGAGTTGGATACTTTGAATGCTCGCTATTTCCCTGATTTTATACCTCGAAACGAGGATATGTACATCACGCTTGCCACCCGGCGGGATCAGGTGGATTTTATCAATGAACGGAAGTTGGGGGAATTGCCCGGTGAAGAGTTCGTTTCTCACGGCAAGATCGAAGGTGATTTTCCTGAGTCGTCTCTACCGACACAATTAAACCTATCCATCAAGGAGCAGGCCCAGGTTATTTTTATCGATAATGATTATGAACGTCGTTGGGTCAATGGTACGATCGGTATGGTGTCGGGGATCGACGAGAATGGGAATGTCTACGTCCTGTTAGAGGACGGGAGGGAATATCTGGTCGAGCCGACTTCTTGGCGCAACTATAAATATAAATACAACGAAAAGGAGAAAAAGGTCGAAGAAGAAATTGTCGGTACTTTCGAGCAGTTGCCGATTCGTCTTGCCTGGGCGATCACCGTGCATAAGAGCCAGGGGCTTACGTTCAGCCGTGTCGTGGTGGATTTGACAGGCGGCGTGTTTGCCGGTGGCCAGACATATGTCGCTTTAAGTCGTTGTACGTCTCTGGAAGGGCTGGTGCTGAAAAGCCGGATTTCTCCGCATGATATCTTTGTGCGGAAAGAGATCGTCCAGTTCAGCCAGATGTTTAATGACCGGCAGTTGATTGAAAAAAGTTTGCGTGAAAGTGAGGCGGAATTGTTGTATGCACGTGCCGCCCGTTGTTTTAAATCCGGCAATGTGAAAGAGATGGTTGAGGCTTTCGCTGCTGCTGTCAGTAAGCGGAATGAGCTGGAAAAGCCAGAAGTGCAACGGTTGCTCCGTATGAAATTGCAAACTATGAACACTCAACGGGCGCAGATCAAGAAACTCCGGGAGGAGATACACGCCCAGCGGGAGATTCAGAAAGAATATGCCCACGAATACTATTTGATGGGGAATGAATGTATTACGAAAGCGCACGATCCGAATGCAGCTATTCGCTCTTTCGACAAAGCGCTCAAGCTTTATCCTGAGTTTGTGGATGCTTGGGTACGTAAAGGAGTGACCCTTCTCGATATGGGTGACGGTTTCCAGGCGGTTACTTGCCTGAATGAAGCCGTGCGACTGAACCCGAAATCATTTAAAGCGCGTTATAATCGTGGAAAATCTTATCTTCAACTGAAATATTACGACGAGGCCGTTTCTGACTTTATGAAAGCTGTCGATCTGAAACCGAAGCACGCTGCAGCCCATGAATATCTTGCCGAAGCATTTCTGCATATAGGGGAGGAAGAGTTGGCTCGGCAGCATCAGGATATTGCCGATGACCTTCGTAATGGGAATGAAAATTAA